Proteins from one Terriglobia bacterium genomic window:
- a CDS encoding amidohydrolase — protein sequence MTNTADAQQQTAADIIFINGDIYTGAVFVPLVSADGKTPPNGVLVSPTAIKSKSKKSQIGPTQTRFQALAVSGGRIVGVGDNRGVEKVKGPNTQVIDLGGHFVMPGFNDAHVHLGSGGFEKLNVDLVGTKSLDEMKARIAARTKTAGAGEWVVGRGWDHTLWAVQETPTRADIDAVTGDHPAIFNRVDGHIAIANSAALKAAGITAATADPHGGKIDRDAKGEPTGILRETAMGAVFSKIPAPTAAQRRRAAELALEDAARWGITSAQDNSDWEDFLTYEQMEKEGKLTLRISEWLPFDAPVEELKQRRGHHPAGDSMLHTAMLKGFMDGSLGSRTAAMLAPFDDDPKNSGIPRYEQDELNQKAAEAANNGFQIGLHAIGDRGARMALDAFAFAEKKSGKRNLRFRIEHAQVVAPEDYKKFKNLGVIASMQPNHLLTDMNWAESHIGAARAKHSYAWKEFLDDGVTLAFGTDYPVEPITPFRGIYCAVTRKNEAGTKEYFPEQKLTIQQAIAAYTTGSAYAEFAEKEKGVLQPGMLADFIVLDRDITKVAPAEILKTKVLRTVVGGKTVYEAR from the coding sequence ATGACCAACACTGCAGACGCACAACAACAGACCGCAGCCGACATCATTTTCATTAACGGCGATATCTACACCGGCGCCGTATTCGTGCCGCTGGTCTCTGCTGATGGAAAGACGCCGCCGAATGGTGTGCTGGTGTCCCCAACGGCGATCAAGTCTAAGAGCAAGAAGTCTCAAATCGGACCCACGCAGACGCGCTTCCAGGCTCTGGCCGTTTCCGGCGGAAGGATCGTGGGCGTGGGCGACAACCGGGGGGTCGAAAAGGTCAAAGGCCCCAACACGCAAGTCATTGATCTGGGCGGACATTTCGTCATGCCGGGATTCAATGACGCGCACGTCCACCTGGGCTCGGGCGGCTTTGAGAAGCTGAACGTTGACCTGGTGGGGACCAAATCGCTGGACGAGATGAAAGCGCGCATTGCGGCGCGCACCAAGACCGCCGGTGCGGGCGAGTGGGTGGTGGGGCGCGGCTGGGACCACACGCTCTGGGCCGTACAGGAAACGCCGACGCGCGCGGACATTGACGCCGTCACCGGCGACCACCCGGCAATCTTCAATCGCGTGGACGGGCACATTGCCATCGCCAACTCTGCGGCGCTGAAAGCCGCGGGCATCACCGCTGCGACGGCCGACCCGCACGGCGGCAAGATTGATCGCGACGCCAAGGGCGAACCTACGGGCATTCTGCGCGAGACGGCCATGGGCGCGGTGTTTTCGAAGATCCCGGCTCCGACTGCGGCGCAACGGCGTCGCGCGGCGGAATTGGCGCTGGAAGACGCGGCGCGCTGGGGCATCACCTCCGCGCAGGACAACTCCGACTGGGAAGATTTCCTGACCTACGAGCAAATGGAAAAAGAGGGCAAGCTGACTTTGCGGATTTCAGAGTGGCTGCCGTTTGACGCGCCAGTGGAAGAACTCAAGCAACGCCGCGGCCATCATCCTGCGGGCGACTCCATGCTGCACACGGCGATGCTCAAGGGCTTCATGGACGGGTCTTTGGGATCAAGAACGGCAGCAATGCTTGCGCCGTTTGACGATGATCCCAAAAACTCCGGCATTCCCCGCTACGAGCAGGACGAGCTCAATCAAAAAGCGGCGGAGGCCGCCAACAATGGCTTTCAAATTGGACTGCACGCCATCGGCGACCGCGGCGCGCGCATGGCCCTGGACGCTTTTGCCTTCGCGGAAAAAAAGAGCGGCAAGCGAAACCTGCGCTTCCGCATTGAGCACGCGCAGGTGGTCGCTCCGGAAGACTACAAGAAGTTCAAGAACCTGGGCGTGATCGCTTCCATGCAGCCCAACCATCTTTTGACGGACATGAACTGGGCGGAGTCGCACATCGGGGCCGCGCGCGCCAAACACTCGTACGCGTGGAAAGAATTTCTGGACGACGGCGTGACCCTGGCTTTCGGCACCGACTACCCGGTGGAACCCATCACGCCGTTCCGCGGAATCTACTGCGCCGTCACGCGCAAGAACGAAGCGGGCACCAAAGAGTATTTTCCCGAGCAAAAGTTGACGATTCAGCAGGCCATCGCGGCATACACTACGGGTTCGGCGTATGCGGAGTTCGCGGAAAAAGAAAAAGGCGTGCTCCAGCCAGGCATGCTGGCCGACTTCATCGTACTGGACCGCGACATCACCAAGGTGGCGCCGGCTGAGATCCTCAAGACCAAAGTCTTGCGGACGGTGGTGGGCGGCAAGACCGTGTACGAAGCGAGGTAG
- a CDS encoding medium chain dehydrogenase/reductase family protein gives MRNTRIIVTHYGGPDALQVLEEECPEPKSGEVRVRVLAAGVAMPDIMAREGIHPETPPVPFTPGWDLVGVVDRLGDGVSAIEPGQIVAAMPIHGAYAEFVCLPQRELVSVPSGLDAAEAVSLILNYITAYQMLHRSAKVKPGQRVLFHGASGGVGTALLQLGRLAGLEMYGTCSLRSAPAVSELGGVPIDYQNQDYVQEIHRLASEGVDAVFDPIGGAHLWHSRQALRKGGRVVGYGNTTSLRGEGLGSGRTGRRNRFHGLPIYALYIAGGWLLPGRKRIVPYSIQTLKRLKPALFRQDLITLLDLLQQQKIKPLIAQRFPLAEAKRAQELLGKGGVVGKIVLMPNC, from the coding sequence GTGAGAAACACGCGAATCATCGTCACCCATTACGGCGGGCCCGATGCACTGCAGGTGCTTGAAGAAGAGTGCCCCGAGCCGAAGAGTGGTGAAGTGCGGGTGAGAGTGCTGGCCGCAGGCGTCGCCATGCCTGACATCATGGCGCGCGAGGGCATTCATCCCGAAACGCCCCCGGTGCCCTTCACGCCGGGGTGGGACCTGGTGGGCGTGGTGGACCGTCTCGGCGACGGTGTCTCTGCAATCGAACCGGGCCAGATCGTTGCCGCGATGCCCATACACGGCGCTTACGCGGAGTTCGTCTGCCTGCCGCAACGAGAACTGGTTTCCGTGCCATCCGGGTTGGACGCCGCCGAGGCCGTCAGCCTCATCCTGAACTACATCACGGCGTACCAGATGCTGCATCGTTCCGCCAAGGTCAAACCGGGCCAGCGCGTCTTGTTTCACGGCGCGTCGGGCGGGGTCGGCACGGCGCTCCTACAGCTTGGGCGCCTCGCCGGGCTGGAGATGTACGGTACCTGTTCATTGCGAAGTGCGCCGGCCGTCTCCGAACTGGGCGGTGTCCCGATTGACTACCAGAATCAGGACTATGTGCAGGAAATTCATCGCCTCGCCAGCGAGGGCGTGGACGCCGTCTTCGACCCCATCGGTGGCGCCCACCTCTGGCATTCCCGCCAGGCCCTCCGCAAGGGCGGGAGGGTGGTGGGTTATGGCAATACAACCTCGCTACGCGGGGAGGGATTAGGTTCCGGCCGCACGGGCCGCCGTAATCGCTTTCACGGACTCCCCATCTACGCGTTGTACATCGCCGGCGGCTGGCTTCTCCCCGGCCGGAAACGGATCGTCCCCTACAGCATCCAGACGCTCAAACGGTTGAAGCCGGCTTTGTTTCGGCAGGATTTGATCACGCTCTTGGACCTTCTTCAGCAGCAAAAGATCAAGCCGCTCATCGCACAGCGGTTTCCCCTTGCCGAGGCAAAACGCGCGCAAGAGCTGCTCGGGAAGGGAGGCGTGGTAGGCAAGATTGTCCTCATGCCTAATTGCTGA
- the truA gene encoding tRNA pseudouridine(38-40) synthase TruA — protein sequence MPRNFKLTLAYDGHDFAGWQVQPDRPTVQGTLLSAIEQLTGEKTLPQGSGRTDAGVHALAQVATVALESPIPAANLAKALNDALPSAIRVLNAEEVPPEFHARKSSLAKTYQYRIYRGEICPPFLARYVYHHPYPLDEARMTEAAGLAVGQHDFTSFAAVDPEKKAPEKRIDPESGQEGLAANNVRTIYSSTWQRQGDELHYTVRGNGFLHHMVRNLVGTFLMVGKGSLTGIDFTRILELRDRSAAAATAPASGLFLVSVEY from the coding sequence TTGCCGCGTAATTTCAAATTGACGCTCGCCTATGACGGCCATGATTTCGCCGGCTGGCAGGTCCAGCCTGATCGTCCCACGGTTCAGGGGACTTTGCTGTCCGCTATCGAACAGTTGACCGGCGAAAAGACGCTGCCGCAGGGCTCGGGACGCACCGACGCCGGCGTCCACGCGCTGGCGCAAGTCGCCACAGTGGCGCTGGAGTCTCCCATTCCGGCGGCGAACCTGGCCAAAGCACTGAATGACGCGCTGCCGTCCGCCATCCGCGTGCTGAACGCGGAAGAAGTCCCGCCGGAATTCCACGCGCGCAAGTCCTCACTAGCTAAGACGTATCAATACCGGATTTATCGCGGCGAGATTTGTCCCCCGTTCCTGGCGCGCTACGTCTATCACCATCCCTACCCGCTGGATGAAGCCCGCATGACCGAAGCCGCGGGCCTGGCGGTGGGCCAGCACGATTTCACCTCGTTCGCGGCCGTGGATCCTGAGAAGAAAGCCCCGGAGAAAAGAATCGACCCGGAAAGCGGGCAAGAAGGCTTGGCCGCGAACAATGTTCGGACGATTTATTCTTCAACCTGGCAGCGCCAAGGCGACGAGTTGCACTACACCGTCCGCGGCAACGGATTTCTTCATCACATGGTGCGCAACCTGGTGGGGACTTTTCTGATGGTGGGCAAAGGCTCGCTAACGGGAATAGATTTCACCCGCATCCTGGAGCTGCGTGACCGCTCCGCCGCGGCGGCCACGGCCCCGGCCAGCGGCTTGTTTCTGGTGAGCGTAGAATACTGA
- a CDS encoding M20/M25/M40 family metallo-hydrolase, producing the protein MPGRPTTSNTDAPLLPQQEVARIAEMRAVHSAMLYLHNQEMEFRRWQRELTEIAAPPFGEAARSAWLVQRFTALGLEDVHSDELGNVFGLLRKLDAGPMIGLSAHLDTVFPLGTRLETREDGNRLYGPGISDNAAGMVAILAVVSALKRSQLELAANVAFIGNVGEEGEGNLRGMRHIFSTQPWKDSIQSLLVVDGAGTDTYVNQALGSRRFEITFRGPGGHSWSDFGVPNPLLLLARALTRFSEGTVPESPRTTFNIGVMHGGTSVNSIPETATARVDLRSASMRELHKLEDRLRECVNEVWTEVPLPFRAGEPKVRFTIESIGDRPAAELPESARILKVVRAVDYHLRIKSIPRLASTDANVPLALGKEATTIGAGGDGGGAHTLREWFDCTNRDLGLKRILLTLLALTGVNE; encoded by the coding sequence ATGCCCGGCCGCCCAACAACCTCCAACACCGACGCTCCTCTTTTGCCGCAGCAGGAGGTGGCGCGGATTGCGGAAATGCGCGCCGTGCACTCGGCCATGCTCTATCTGCACAACCAGGAGATGGAGTTCCGGCGCTGGCAGCGCGAGTTGACGGAGATCGCCGCGCCTCCGTTTGGCGAGGCCGCGCGCAGCGCTTGGCTGGTGCAGCGTTTCACCGCGCTGGGGCTGGAAGACGTCCACAGTGACGAGCTAGGCAACGTGTTTGGCCTGTTGCGCAAGCTTGATGCCGGACCCATGATCGGCCTGAGCGCGCACCTGGATACGGTGTTTCCGCTGGGCACGCGCCTGGAAACGCGCGAAGACGGCAATCGCCTTTACGGGCCGGGCATCAGCGACAATGCAGCGGGAATGGTGGCCATCCTGGCGGTGGTCTCGGCGCTGAAGCGATCGCAGCTCGAGCTGGCGGCCAACGTGGCCTTCATCGGCAATGTGGGCGAAGAGGGCGAAGGCAATTTGCGCGGCATGCGCCACATTTTTTCCACGCAGCCATGGAAAGATTCCATACAGTCCCTGCTGGTGGTGGACGGCGCGGGCACGGATACCTACGTCAACCAGGCGCTGGGCAGCCGCCGTTTTGAGATCACCTTCCGCGGGCCGGGCGGCCACTCCTGGAGCGACTTTGGCGTGCCCAACCCGCTGCTGCTGCTGGCGCGCGCGCTGACCCGCTTCAGCGAAGGCACGGTGCCGGAGTCGCCGCGGACCACGTTCAACATCGGCGTGATGCACGGCGGCACCTCCGTAAACTCCATTCCGGAAACCGCCACGGCGCGCGTGGATTTGCGCTCGGCTTCCATGCGCGAACTGCATAAGCTGGAAGACCGCCTGCGTGAGTGCGTGAATGAAGTCTGGACGGAAGTTCCGCTGCCCTTCCGCGCCGGCGAGCCCAAGGTGCGGTTTACGATTGAATCCATCGGCGACCGGCCGGCGGCGGAGCTGCCGGAATCAGCGCGGATCTTAAAGGTCGTCCGCGCGGTGGATTATCATCTGCGCATCAAGTCCATCCCGCGGCTGGCTTCCACGGACGCCAACGTTCCCCTGGCGCTGGGCAAAGAAGCCACCACCATTGGCGCCGGCGGCGATGGCGGTGGCGCGCACACTTTGCGCGAATGGTTCGACTGCACCAACCGCGATTTGGGATTGAAACGAATCCTGCTTACTCTGCTGGCTTTGACCGGAGTCAACGAATGA
- a CDS encoding aldehyde dehydrogenase family protein, which yields MSAIQAEPAHAQLPVLNPATRETIGSVPIFTQAEIAAAVDRARAAQARWATTPVRERLQIVRRFQQLLCDQKDAVTAVITREAGKPLAEALATEILVVLDGAQYLLDNAADFLRPEHVPHANLAMKLKRGTLLREPYGVIGIISPWNYPFSLPSVQTLTALVTGNAVVLKPSEFTPFSSLELQRLLREAGLDRDLLQVVTGEGPAGSALLQSKIDKMVFTGSVATGKKVAQAAAARLLPVVLELGGKDPMIVLDDADVDVASSAAVWGAFMNAGQTCLSVERCYVHESIYEPFLKSCAEKAGKLRPGAGTDPNSDIGPLIHERQLRTVQAHVEDAIAHGARLLAGGKTLPQIGPGFFAPTVLADVTHSMDIMREETFGPVLPVRSFKTDDEAVALANDSEFGLAASVWTRNKARGETLARGIHAGTVMVNDVICCFGISEAPHGGIKASGIGRTHGRFGLEEMVWPKYVDSDQMPGMKKLWWYGYGPAFRRQMQGFIELLFAGNLTNRVRGASKSIKSYLGRKPF from the coding sequence ATGAGCGCTATTCAAGCTGAACCGGCCCACGCACAACTGCCCGTCTTAAATCCCGCGACGCGGGAAACCATCGGCTCCGTTCCCATCTTTACGCAAGCGGAGATTGCCGCTGCCGTGGACCGCGCGCGCGCGGCGCAAGCCCGCTGGGCGACAACGCCCGTCCGCGAACGCCTGCAGATCGTCCGCCGCTTTCAGCAGCTTTTATGCGATCAAAAAGACGCGGTGACGGCGGTCATCACGCGCGAAGCCGGCAAGCCGCTGGCGGAAGCGCTCGCCACGGAAATCCTGGTGGTGCTGGACGGCGCGCAATATCTCCTCGACAACGCCGCAGACTTCCTGCGTCCGGAACACGTTCCGCACGCCAACCTGGCCATGAAGCTCAAGCGCGGCACGCTGCTGCGCGAGCCTTACGGCGTGATCGGCATCATCAGCCCGTGGAACTATCCGTTCAGCCTGCCTTCGGTGCAGACCTTGACGGCGCTGGTCACGGGCAACGCGGTGGTGCTGAAGCCGTCAGAGTTCACGCCGTTTTCTTCGCTGGAGTTGCAGCGGCTTCTGCGCGAAGCTGGCCTGGACCGCGATCTGCTGCAGGTGGTCACCGGCGAAGGCCCGGCGGGCAGCGCGCTGCTGCAATCCAAGATTGACAAGATGGTTTTCACCGGCAGCGTAGCGACGGGGAAGAAAGTGGCGCAAGCCGCGGCGGCGCGGCTGCTGCCCGTGGTGCTGGAACTGGGCGGCAAAGATCCCATGATTGTGCTGGACGACGCCGACGTTGACGTGGCGTCGAGCGCGGCGGTGTGGGGCGCATTCATGAACGCCGGGCAGACTTGCTTGTCGGTGGAGCGCTGCTACGTGCACGAATCCATCTACGAACCGTTTTTGAAGTCGTGCGCAGAAAAAGCCGGCAAACTTCGTCCTGGCGCTGGCACTGACCCCAACAGCGATATCGGGCCGCTGATCCATGAACGGCAATTGCGGACGGTGCAAGCCCACGTGGAAGACGCCATCGCCCACGGAGCGCGGCTGCTGGCGGGAGGAAAGACTCTGCCGCAGATCGGGCCAGGCTTCTTTGCCCCGACGGTGCTGGCTGACGTAACGCACTCCATGGACATCATGCGCGAAGAGACCTTTGGTCCAGTGTTGCCGGTGCGCAGCTTCAAGACTGACGACGAAGCCGTGGCGCTGGCGAATGACTCGGAATTCGGCCTGGCGGCCAGCGTATGGACGCGCAACAAGGCTCGCGGCGAAACGCTGGCCCGCGGCATTCACGCCGGAACGGTCATGGTGAACGACGTGATTTGCTGCTTCGGCATCAGCGAAGCGCCCCATGGCGGCATCAAAGCCAGCGGCATCGGCCGCACCCACGGCCGCTTTGGCCTGGAAGAGATGGTCTGGCCCAAGTATGTGGATTCTGACCAGATGCCGGGCATGAAAAAGCTGTGGTGGTACGGCTATGGGCCGGCGTTCCGGCGGCAGATGCAGGGGTTCATCGAACTTCTGTTTGCCGGAAACTTAACAAACCGTGTTCGTGGAGCGTCAAAAAGCATAAAATCCTATCTAGGCCGCAAGCCCTTTTAG
- a CDS encoding dihydrodipicolinate synthase family protein has product MLLQGIFPAVTTPFDSAGTVYHKKIEHNIDRYSRTPVAGMVILGSTGEAVMLSDDERRDVLRISAEVASPEKVLIAGTGAESVIETLRLTEYAAALNYDVALVRTPHFYRPQMKPEAMLAFYRTVADRSPLPVLLYTVPPFTAYDLPLEVIVELADHPNIIGIKESSGNVEKVSAMVQQTRHIKRTAKVTEVQQAVTGRMAASAPAGGPDALVTLGTSSGAVAVAQPPKAPTLKTRDKEVGFQVLVGAAHTLLPSLQAGASGGVLGIASPAPTICFEIYSAFRDNDLELARSKQEGLAPVSRRVVSELGIPAVKYAMDLNGYYGGPPRLPLLPLTAAQKKDIEGHMEFFRN; this is encoded by the coding sequence ATGCTTCTCCAGGGCATTTTCCCGGCAGTGACCACGCCGTTTGACTCAGCCGGCACGGTCTATCACAAGAAAATCGAACACAACATTGACCGCTATTCGCGGACGCCGGTGGCCGGCATGGTCATTCTGGGCTCTACCGGTGAAGCGGTCATGCTCAGCGACGATGAGCGTCGCGACGTTCTCCGCATCTCCGCCGAGGTAGCGTCCCCGGAAAAAGTGTTGATCGCCGGCACCGGGGCGGAGTCGGTGATCGAAACCCTTCGCCTTACAGAATATGCCGCCGCCTTGAACTATGACGTGGCCCTGGTGCGCACGCCGCATTTCTACCGCCCGCAGATGAAACCGGAAGCCATGCTGGCTTTCTACCGCACGGTGGCTGACCGCTCGCCCCTGCCGGTGCTGCTGTATACCGTTCCACCGTTCACCGCTTACGACCTGCCCCTGGAAGTCATCGTGGAACTGGCCGATCATCCCAACATTATTGGAATCAAGGAATCCAGCGGCAATGTGGAAAAGGTCTCGGCCATGGTCCAGCAGACGCGCCATATCAAGCGGACGGCCAAGGTCACCGAGGTCCAGCAGGCGGTCACCGGGCGCATGGCGGCCAGCGCGCCGGCCGGCGGCCCTGACGCGCTGGTTACTTTAGGGACATCTTCCGGCGCCGTGGCCGTCGCCCAGCCGCCCAAGGCCCCGACGTTGAAGACCCGCGACAAAGAAGTGGGCTTTCAAGTACTTGTGGGAGCTGCCCATACTCTGCTGCCCTCGCTCCAGGCAGGCGCCAGCGGCGGGGTGCTGGGCATTGCCTCGCCCGCCCCTACAATTTGCTTTGAAATCTATTCCGCTTTTAGAGACAATGACCTGGAGTTGGCGCGGTCCAAACAGGAGGGACTTGCGCCTGTGTCCAGACGGGTGGTTTCTGAGCTTGGAATTCCAGCGGTCAAGTACGCCATGGACCTCAACGGGTACTACGGCGGTCCTCCCCGGCTTCCCCTGCTGCCGTTGACGGCGGCCCAGAAAAAGGACATCGAAGGTCACATGGAGTTCTTCCGGAACTAG
- a CDS encoding helix-turn-helix domain-containing protein yields MSAGRKLRDLREQLGLTLRDVELASTALAESRGIEEFIINPSRLSDIETKGVIPSIYRLYVLSVIYRADFTELLKLYGVDLSSTAADFAICKPSKTHRLDMVTGRGTVQVPVKFDPGFDIRRSADLGRMIENWGVVPLQFLQELSKRKYTYAYIGTEDLTMYPLLLPGSFVQVDEERSRVEEGKWRSEFERPIYFVETREGHVCCWCSVRRGEIVLQSHPLSPVPPRILKHPQEAEVIGQVVGLAMRLVEWYAPDEPQLQSSPAADEDEQREVRRR; encoded by the coding sequence TTGTCTGCGGGCAGAAAATTACGTGATCTTCGCGAGCAGCTGGGACTGACTCTGCGCGACGTGGAACTGGCCAGCACGGCGCTGGCGGAATCCCGCGGCATTGAAGAGTTCATCATCAACCCCAGCCGGCTTTCCGACATTGAGACCAAGGGAGTCATTCCCAGCATTTATCGCCTGTACGTCTTGTCGGTGATTTACCGCGCTGATTTCACGGAGCTGCTCAAGCTCTACGGCGTGGACCTGAGTTCCACCGCCGCCGACTTTGCCATCTGCAAGCCCAGCAAGACCCATCGCCTGGATATGGTCACCGGGCGAGGCACCGTGCAGGTCCCGGTCAAATTTGATCCCGGCTTTGACATACGGCGCTCGGCCGACCTGGGCCGGATGATTGAGAACTGGGGCGTGGTCCCACTGCAGTTCTTGCAGGAGCTTTCCAAGAGGAAATACACGTACGCGTACATCGGCACGGAAGACCTGACCATGTACCCGCTGCTGCTGCCCGGCTCTTTTGTTCAAGTGGATGAAGAGCGCAGCCGCGTGGAAGAAGGCAAGTGGCGTTCCGAGTTTGAGCGGCCCATTTATTTCGTGGAGACCCGCGAAGGGCATGTTTGCTGCTGGTGCTCCGTGCGGCGGGGAGAGATCGTGCTGCAGTCGCACCCGCTTTCGCCGGTTCCGCCGCGCATCTTGAAGCATCCGCAGGAAGCGGAAGTGATTGGCCAGGTGGTGGGCTTGGCTATGCGCCTGGTGGAGTGGTATGCCCCGGATGAACCACAGCTGCAATCGAGTCCTGCAGCAGACGAAGATGAGCAGCGAGAAGTGCGTCGTCGTTGA
- a CDS encoding 2-isopropylmalate synthase: protein MTLKHSHLIYDWNSASGPEFSPAGRVLLNDETLRDGLQSPSVKDPPIGDKLAILHLMEDLGINSLDIGLPGAGPRAVADVERLAKEIANCRMRIKPNCAARTHENDIRPIAEISQRAGIAIEVACFLGSSPIRRYTENWTDDFLLQTTEKAVKYARSLGLEVMYVTEDTTRCDPETVKRLYSTAINCGATAIVICDTVGHATPAGVRSLIHFVMDEIVWPAGPLPSGKKVRVDWHGHSDRGLGVANALAALAAGADCVHATALGIGERVGNTQMDQMLVNLKLMGVSPWAEQDLTHLKDYCLAVSRATGVPIPRNYPVLGDDAFRTATGVHASAVIKAFKKGDIELANSVYSGVPSHYFGLEQVIEIGPMSGKSNVIFWLERKGVPPADDLVERIFQRAKASDRCLTEEEILACCQNAPAGT from the coding sequence GTGACACTCAAACACTCCCATCTGATCTACGACTGGAACTCCGCGTCCGGGCCTGAATTCAGTCCTGCCGGGCGAGTTCTGCTTAACGATGAAACCCTGCGCGATGGCCTGCAGTCACCTTCGGTGAAAGACCCGCCTATCGGTGACAAGCTGGCCATCCTCCACCTGATGGAGGACCTGGGAATCAATTCGCTGGATATCGGATTGCCGGGCGCCGGGCCGCGCGCGGTGGCCGACGTGGAGCGTCTGGCCAAAGAGATTGCCAATTGCCGGATGAGAATCAAGCCCAACTGCGCCGCGCGCACGCATGAGAATGACATTCGTCCGATCGCCGAGATTTCCCAGCGCGCCGGCATCGCCATTGAAGTTGCGTGCTTCCTCGGCTCCAGTCCCATTCGCCGTTACACGGAAAACTGGACTGACGACTTTCTTCTCCAGACCACGGAAAAAGCTGTAAAGTACGCGCGTTCGTTGGGTCTGGAAGTGATGTACGTGACCGAAGACACCACGCGCTGCGACCCTGAAACCGTGAAGCGGCTGTACAGCACGGCCATCAACTGCGGGGCCACGGCCATTGTGATTTGTGACACGGTGGGACACGCCACGCCCGCCGGCGTCCGGTCACTGATTCACTTTGTGATGGATGAAATCGTGTGGCCTGCAGGGCCGCTGCCTTCGGGGAAAAAGGTCCGCGTGGATTGGCACGGCCATTCCGACCGCGGCTTGGGCGTGGCCAATGCGCTGGCCGCTCTGGCGGCGGGCGCGGACTGCGTACACGCCACCGCGCTGGGCATCGGCGAGCGCGTAGGCAACACGCAGATGGACCAGATGCTGGTCAACCTGAAGCTGATGGGCGTTTCGCCCTGGGCGGAGCAGGACCTCACACATCTCAAGGACTACTGCCTCGCCGTGTCGCGGGCCACGGGCGTTCCCATCCCGCGCAACTATCCCGTGCTGGGCGATGATGCCTTTCGTACAGCGACGGGAGTACATGCCTCGGCGGTCATTAAGGCATTCAAAAAAGGCGACATTGAACTGGCCAATAGCGTGTATTCCGGTGTACCCTCTCATTACTTCGGCCTGGAACAAGTCATTGAGATTGGCCCCATGAGCGGCAAGTCAAACGTGATCTTCTGGCTGGAGCGTAAGGGAGTCCCTCCGGCTGACGATCTGGTGGAGCGCATTTTTCAGCGGGCCAAAGCGTCAGACCGGTGCCTTACCGAAGAAGAGATTCTCGCCTGCTGCCAGAATGCGCCAGCTGGGACCTGA
- a CDS encoding DUF2127 domain-containing protein, translating to MHSLLVKHFGLRGIAIFEAGKGLLAVGFGIWVLTALHKDMNSVAQDMLQIMHRFLHINPDRHFYRWALEEVGSLTPKTLWLIFALAMAYVTIRFVEAAGLWLEKEWAEWFALISGSVYLPIEIAALLRHATGWKWAILSVNALIVIYLAWLLIDSRKRRREAQEAATA from the coding sequence ATGCACAGTCTTCTTGTCAAACATTTTGGTCTGCGCGGGATCGCTATTTTTGAAGCCGGCAAAGGCCTGCTGGCGGTGGGGTTCGGCATCTGGGTGCTGACCGCGCTGCACAAGGACATGAACAGCGTGGCCCAGGACATGCTCCAGATCATGCACAGGTTTCTGCACATCAATCCTGACCGGCACTTCTACCGGTGGGCCCTGGAGGAAGTCGGTAGCCTCACTCCAAAGACCCTGTGGCTCATCTTCGCACTGGCCATGGCCTATGTAACCATCCGTTTCGTCGAGGCCGCCGGGTTGTGGCTGGAGAAAGAGTGGGCCGAGTGGTTTGCGCTGATCTCCGGCTCCGTTTATTTGCCCATCGAGATTGCTGCTTTGCTTCGCCATGCGACCGGCTGGAAATGGGCGATTCTCAGCGTGAATGCTCTCATCGTGATCTACTTGGCCTGGCTGCTAATAGACTCGCGCAAGCGCCGGCGAGAAGCCCAGGAAGCGGCCACGGCCTGA